In a genomic window of Mageeibacillus indolicus UPII9-5:
- a CDS encoding polyribonucleotide nucleotidyltransferase, protein MEKIFKTELAGRDLIVETGKLAQFANGSCLIRYGNTVVLSTATASKQPRPGIDFFPLSVDYEEKMYAIGKIPRGFIKREGRPSEKAILTSRVIDRPMRPLFPKDLRNDVAVNNLVLAVDQNASPEIAAMIGSSIAVAISDIPWRGPISGVQLGLIDGQVIINPNEEQRKQSQMAVTLAGTEEKICMIEAGADEVPEDVMMNALLAGHQEIQKTCRFIKSIVAEIGKPKFTYESAAVPEEIMTEVKQFAAEKMKQAVLAVDKNERDQNIDALTAEINEHLTAINEEWAAWTNDAVYQLEKKTVRNYLFHEHRRVDGRGIDEIRPLSCDAGILPMVHGSGLFQRGQTQVLTICTLGPLSSAQTLDGLDNEKEKRYMHHYNMPGYSTGEAKPNRSPGRREIGHGALAERSLVPVLPSEEEFPYAIRTVSEIMMSNGSTSQGSVCASTLALMDAGVPIKRPVAGISCGLLVNEENDEDFLVFMDIQGIEDFFGDMDFKVAGTTEGITSIQVDIKVDGLSYDVIRQALAITRKGRLQIINDIILPRLPGPRAELSQYAPKILQLSIPVDKIREVIGQGGKVINKIIADTGVAIDIEEDGRVFISAVDLEQGNKALKIINGIVNDPEPGQVFTGKVTRLMNFGAFVEFLPGKEGLVHISKMAWQHVEKVEDCVKEGDIVTVKVIEIDAQGRINLSMRDCLPKPEGYQEEKERDHERIKRPHGDREHGGSRGRRNEGRDDRNSFNSLGRFRD, encoded by the coding sequence ATGGAAAAAATATTTAAGACAGAATTGGCCGGCCGAGACCTCATTGTTGAAACCGGGAAATTAGCTCAATTTGCCAACGGTTCATGCTTAATCCGTTATGGAAATACTGTGGTGCTAAGTACAGCAACCGCATCCAAGCAGCCACGCCCAGGCATCGACTTTTTCCCTTTGAGCGTTGACTATGAGGAAAAAATGTATGCCATAGGAAAGATTCCGCGAGGATTTATTAAGCGTGAAGGGCGCCCATCTGAGAAAGCCATTTTAACTTCGCGGGTTATTGATCGCCCAATGCGACCGCTGTTCCCCAAGGATTTGCGTAATGATGTGGCAGTAAATAATTTGGTTTTGGCAGTTGACCAAAATGCAAGTCCCGAGATTGCCGCGATGATCGGATCGTCAATTGCTGTCGCCATTTCCGATATACCTTGGCGCGGACCTATTTCCGGTGTGCAACTTGGATTGATTGACGGACAGGTAATCATCAATCCTAATGAAGAGCAGCGCAAACAGAGTCAGATGGCTGTAACTTTGGCCGGCACGGAAGAGAAAATTTGCATGATTGAAGCAGGGGCCGATGAAGTTCCGGAAGATGTTATGATGAATGCCTTGCTTGCCGGACATCAAGAAATTCAGAAAACTTGTCGCTTTATAAAATCAATTGTAGCTGAAATTGGCAAGCCTAAGTTTACTTACGAATCAGCCGCCGTACCGGAAGAAATAATGACTGAAGTCAAACAATTTGCTGCTGAAAAAATGAAACAGGCGGTTTTGGCGGTTGATAAAAATGAGCGCGATCAAAATATTGACGCTCTGACTGCTGAAATTAATGAACATCTTACAGCTATTAATGAAGAATGGGCTGCTTGGACCAATGACGCTGTTTATCAACTCGAAAAAAAGACTGTCCGTAATTATTTATTTCATGAGCATCGTCGTGTTGATGGACGTGGGATTGATGAAATCCGTCCTTTGAGTTGCGATGCTGGTATTTTGCCAATGGTACATGGTTCAGGTTTGTTCCAGCGTGGACAAACTCAGGTGCTGACAATTTGTACCCTAGGGCCACTGTCGAGTGCTCAAACCTTGGATGGCTTAGACAATGAAAAAGAAAAACGTTACATGCATCATTACAACATGCCGGGTTACAGCACAGGAGAAGCTAAGCCTAATCGTTCTCCGGGGCGACGCGAAATCGGACATGGTGCTTTAGCTGAGCGTTCACTTGTTCCTGTTTTGCCATCGGAAGAAGAATTCCCTTATGCTATTCGTACTGTATCTGAAATTATGATGTCCAACGGATCAACTTCCCAGGGATCAGTGTGCGCCAGTACACTGGCTTTGATGGACGCTGGCGTTCCGATTAAACGCCCGGTTGCTGGTATTTCCTGCGGATTGTTGGTAAATGAGGAAAATGATGAAGATTTTTTGGTCTTCATGGATATCCAAGGTATCGAAGATTTCTTCGGCGATATGGACTTTAAAGTGGCCGGAACTACTGAGGGCATAACATCAATACAGGTTGATATAAAAGTTGATGGACTTTCATATGACGTCATACGACAGGCTTTGGCAATTACCCGTAAAGGTAGGTTACAAATAATCAATGATATCATATTGCCGCGTTTGCCCGGACCGCGTGCCGAACTTTCGCAATATGCGCCGAAAATTTTGCAACTTTCCATTCCGGTAGATAAAATCCGTGAAGTAATAGGTCAAGGCGGTAAAGTAATTAATAAAATCATCGCCGATACCGGGGTCGCAATTGACATCGAAGAGGATGGAAGGGTGTTTATCTCGGCGGTTGACTTAGAGCAAGGTAACAAAGCATTAAAGATTATAAATGGAATTGTCAATGATCCTGAGCCGGGTCAAGTCTTTACCGGTAAAGTAACTCGCCTGATGAATTTTGGTGCTTTTGTGGAATTTTTGCCTGGTAAAGAAGGCCTTGTTCATATTTCAAAAATGGCTTGGCAACATGTCGAAAAAGTTGAAGATTGCGTTAAAGAAGGAGACATTGTAACAGTTAAAGTCATCGAAATTGATGCACAAGGTAGAATAAATCTTTCAATGCGTGATTGTTTGCCGAAACCGGAAGGCTATCAAGAAGAAAAGGAGCGTGATCACGAGCGTATAAAACGTCCTCATGGTGATCGCGAACATGGTGGTAGCCGTGGAAGACGCAATGAAGGTCGCGATGATCGCAACTCTTTCAATTCTCTCGGCCGATTTAGAGATTGA
- the rpsO gene encoding 30S ribosomal protein S15, whose translation MDKQRKQEIIETYAVHEGDTGSPEVQIAILTERINHLTEHLKLHLQDHHSRRGLLKMVGRRRAFLDYLAKIDIERYRAIVKKLNLRK comes from the coding sequence ATGGACAAACAAAGAAAACAAGAAATAATAGAGACTTATGCCGTTCATGAAGGTGACACAGGTTCACCCGAGGTTCAAATTGCCATTTTGACTGAGCGAATTAATCACTTGACTGAGCATTTGAAACTTCATTTACAAGACCATCATTCACGTCGTGGGCTTTTAAAAATGGTAGGCCGCCGTCGTGCATTCTTGGATTATTTAGCCAAGATTGACATCGAGCGTTACCGTGCCATAGTCAAGAAATTGAACTTGAGAAAGTAA
- the rpsD gene encoding 30S ribosomal protein S4, with amino-acid sequence MARSMGPRFKQSRRFGVNIFGNPNELKRGPKKDGRKKESEYAKQLNEKQKLKLYYGVSEKQMQNCMRKAKKQAQRSDMILGDILVTTLERRLDNLTYRLGFARSLRQARQMVVHGHIAVNGKKVDIPSFVCSVGDEISVRSKAKEFELIKANMEATSFVVPYLQLNKENLQGFLTTYPQRADVPVEVVESLVVEFYAKKL; translated from the coding sequence ATCGCACGGTCAATGGGACCTCGATTTAAGCAATCGAGAAGATTTGGAGTAAATATTTTTGGCAATCCTAACGAGTTGAAAAGAGGGCCAAAAAAGGATGGTAGGAAAAAAGAGTCTGAGTACGCTAAACAACTTAATGAAAAGCAGAAATTGAAGTTGTATTATGGTGTTTCGGAAAAGCAAATGCAAAACTGCATGCGCAAAGCTAAGAAACAAGCTCAACGTTCAGACATGATTTTGGGTGACATTTTGGTTACAACTTTGGAAAGACGTTTGGATAATCTGACCTATAGACTAGGTTTTGCGCGTTCATTGCGTCAGGCTCGTCAGATGGTTGTACACGGGCATATTGCGGTTAACGGTAAAAAAGTCGATATTCCGTCATTCGTATGTTCAGTCGGAGATGAAATCAGCGTACGTTCTAAAGCCAAAGAATTTGAACTGATCAAGGCAAATATGGAGGCAACCTCATTTGTAGTTCCATACCTGCAACTGAATAAGGAAAATTTGCAAGGCTTTTTGACAACCTATCCTCAACGGGCTGATGTACCGGTAGAGGTAGTAGAATCTCTCGTGGTTGAGTTCTACGCTAAGAAACTGTAA
- a CDS encoding sodium-dependent transporter, with amino-acid sequence MKKHSGFTGQLGFILAAAGSAVGVGNLWRFPYLAAKDGGGVFLIIYLVLILTAGFVLLSTDLAIGRRTGMSAIRAYKTMHKKWAFLGILTFLVPVIIMTYYAVIGGWILKYLLMFFNGTVDLAAQDNYFTSFITSTGSVTYGLIFMAVTAVIVLGGIEKGIERVSKLIMPVLFVMIIIIAVYSLTLRLETPDGHVRTGLDGLILYLKPDFKGMNIKRFLQISLDAMSQLFFSLSVSMGIMITYGSYVKKDVNLAKSVSFIEIMDTGVAFLAGVMIVPAVYVFLGMEGMSAGPGLMFISLPKVFLHMNIAGRLIGLVFFILAAFAALTSCISVLESIVANVIEIFHTDRRKTAVTLSGVYLVATAVIALGYNIFYVEIPLPNGLTGQLLDIMDYVSNSFMMPLIALISSIFIGWVMKPKWVIEEMELGGAKFSRQWLYVVMTKYGLPLILFVLFLQSTGIFSLI; translated from the coding sequence ATGAAAAAACACTCAGGATTTACAGGACAATTAGGTTTTATTCTCGCAGCGGCGGGTTCAGCTGTAGGCGTAGGAAATCTTTGGCGTTTTCCCTATTTGGCGGCAAAAGATGGCGGTGGAGTTTTTCTGATTATATACCTCGTCTTAATTTTAACCGCCGGTTTTGTGCTTCTTTCCACTGACCTCGCTATCGGCCGCAGAACCGGAATGAGTGCAATCCGCGCTTACAAAACAATGCATAAAAAATGGGCATTTTTGGGTATTTTAACCTTTTTGGTACCGGTTATTATCATGACATATTATGCTGTAATCGGCGGTTGGATTTTAAAATATCTCCTTATGTTTTTTAACGGTACAGTCGATTTGGCGGCGCAAGATAACTATTTCACCTCTTTCATCACTTCAACTGGATCAGTAACTTACGGTCTGATTTTTATGGCCGTAACGGCTGTTATTGTTTTGGGCGGTATCGAAAAAGGTATTGAACGTGTATCGAAGCTAATCATGCCGGTTTTGTTTGTTATGATTATCATCATCGCAGTTTATTCTTTGACCTTGAGGCTCGAAACACCCGACGGTCATGTCCGCACCGGCTTAGATGGACTCATACTTTATCTTAAGCCTGATTTCAAAGGAATGAATATAAAAAGATTTTTGCAAATTTCCCTCGATGCCATGAGCCAGCTATTCTTCTCGCTCAGCGTTTCTATGGGTATTATGATAACGTACGGTTCTTATGTTAAAAAAGATGTCAATCTGGCCAAATCTGTATCCTTTATTGAAATTATGGACACCGGTGTTGCCTTTTTGGCTGGAGTTATGATCGTCCCAGCAGTTTATGTATTTTTGGGGATGGAAGGGATGAGCGCCGGCCCAGGTCTAATGTTCATTTCTTTGCCTAAAGTTTTTCTGCACATGAATATCGCTGGTCGTTTAATCGGTTTAGTATTTTTCATCTTAGCTGCTTTTGCCGCTCTTACTTCATGTATTTCAGTGTTAGAATCTATAGTTGCCAATGTAATAGAAATTTTCCATACAGATCGTCGCAAAACGGCAGTTACCCTCTCCGGCGTTTATTTGGTTGCTACAGCTGTAATTGCTCTCGGCTACAATATCTTTTACGTTGAAATACCGCTGCCAAACGGCCTTACCGGTCAGCTCTTAGACATAATGGACTATGTTTCCAACAGTTTCATGATGCCGCTTATCGCGTTGATTTCTTCTATCTTTATCGGTTGGGTTATGAAACCTAAGTGGGTTATAGAGGAAATGGAACTTGGTGGTGCCAAATTCTCACGGCAATGGCTTTATGTGGTGATGACCAAGTATGGCCTGCCATTAATCTTGTTTGTTCTGTTTTTGCAATCCACCGGTATCTTTAGCCTTATATAA
- a CDS encoding Nif3-like dinuclear metal center hexameric protein yields the protein MLVKDICSAVENLAPLQLAEKWDNCGLLIGSTEAPVSRVLLTLDVTSEAVALADRLGSEMIIAHHPLIFNPLRTLRDEPPINHIIYKCIKNNVSVYAAHTNLDSAVGGVSDALAAVLNLKVIDTLIPNSLPIFAGLTDETSRGTVNEYLKDFIGASSNVLPGLGRIAVPPEKTRAKPFLRMVNNNLQSTGCIINFDKDKTYRRIAIWGGAFDEMAIPVCIAKQIDCVVAGEIKHNLLLALAESGIHAVAVGHDVTERTVLPRLMQYLKLAIPDCRIAINSGLSYNNLVY from the coding sequence ATGTTAGTAAAAGATATTTGTTCGGCAGTAGAAAATCTTGCTCCACTTCAACTGGCAGAAAAATGGGACAATTGCGGTCTGCTAATTGGTTCCACCGAAGCCCCAGTTTCTCGTGTGCTGCTTACATTGGATGTCACTTCCGAAGCTGTGGCACTGGCCGATCGGCTCGGTAGTGAAATGATTATTGCGCATCATCCGCTTATCTTCAATCCACTGCGTACTTTGCGTGATGAACCGCCAATAAATCATATAATATATAAGTGTATCAAAAACAACGTATCTGTATATGCTGCTCACACCAATTTAGACAGTGCTGTTGGTGGGGTGAGCGATGCTTTGGCTGCAGTTTTGAATTTAAAAGTGATAGATACACTGATCCCAAATTCACTTCCAATTTTCGCTGGTTTGACGGATGAAACCTCGCGGGGGACGGTAAATGAATATCTCAAGGATTTCATTGGGGCAAGCAGTAATGTTCTTCCCGGGCTCGGTCGTATAGCTGTTCCTCCTGAAAAAACACGTGCTAAGCCATTTTTACGTATGGTTAATAATAACTTGCAGTCAACCGGATGCATAATCAATTTTGATAAGGATAAAACTTATCGGAGAATTGCTATTTGGGGCGGAGCTTTTGATGAAATGGCGATTCCGGTTTGTATTGCCAAACAAATTGACTGTGTAGTTGCAGGGGAAATTAAACATAATCTTCTGTTGGCATTGGCGGAGTCAGGGATTCACGCAGTCGCTGTCGGACATGATGTAACTGAGCGAACGGTATTACCACGACTAATGCAATATCTGAAGTTAGCTATTCCAGACTGCCGGATTGCAATAAACAGCGGTTTGTCTTACAATAACTTGGTATACTGA
- a CDS encoding tRNA (adenine(22)-N(1))-methyltransferase: protein MSRKIHLSVRMRMILEMLQPTPRLLDVGCDHGYLSVAAVERNIAATAVAIDVRSKPLEKATNLISKCNLQHLITTDLSDGLNNIELSRQDAIIIAGMGGIEIGEILRRTDLAERNKIGQVILHPTRSAYELRKVLQELHLDIVDERLCREKEKIYVIIKAVPVESNPNPSARLSEAELFFGPCLWQELQTQLKSEQTLDTLMFGYLNNRLTALNNLNYNTDYRQRCGLIRLELEGLYNR from the coding sequence ATGTCGAGAAAAATTCATTTGTCTGTCCGCATGCGAATGATTCTGGAAATGTTGCAACCCACACCGAGGTTATTGGATGTGGGTTGTGATCATGGTTATTTAAGTGTAGCTGCCGTCGAGCGGAACATTGCAGCCACAGCCGTTGCAATAGATGTGCGGAGCAAGCCGCTTGAAAAGGCTACAAATCTGATAAGTAAGTGTAATTTACAACATTTGATTACAACTGATCTTTCTGATGGTCTAAATAACATTGAGTTAAGTCGGCAGGATGCAATTATAATAGCCGGTATGGGTGGCATAGAAATCGGGGAAATTTTGCGCAGAACAGATTTGGCCGAGCGCAATAAGATAGGACAAGTTATTTTACATCCTACCCGTTCCGCCTACGAGTTAAGAAAGGTTTTGCAAGAATTGCACCTCGACATTGTAGATGAGCGACTTTGTCGTGAAAAAGAAAAAATTTATGTTATTATTAAAGCTGTACCGGTGGAAAGCAATCCTAATCCGTCAGCCCGATTAAGTGAGGCAGAATTATTTTTCGGTCCGTGTCTATGGCAAGAGCTTCAGACACAGCTTAAGTCGGAGCAAACCTTGGACACGCTAATGTTTGGATATTTGAATAATCGGTTAACTGCGCTCAATAATTTAAATTATAATACAGATTACAGACAGAGATGTGGATTAATTAGATTAGAATTGGAAGGTCTATACAATAGGTAA
- the rpoD gene encoding RNA polymerase sigma factor RpoD, producing the protein MDKPGNNIEEIVNDLVKIAKSNNNKINGQDILSKLEAIDFDLEASDTIFEQLKQNGVEIIEDATVDEDLNIDDSSDVMNVDDPVRMYLKEIGKVPLLNAEEEKDLARAMKEGSQEAKDRLCEANLRLVVSIAKRYVGRGMQFLDLIQEGNLGLIKAVDKFDYEKGFKFSTYATWWIRQAITRAIADQARTIRIPVHMVETINKLIRVQRQLLQELGREPEVEELAQEMGISPEKVREIQKISQEPVSLEKPIGEEEDSHLGDFIPDDDAPSPADQAAFTLLKEQLLEILSGLTPREEKVLRLRFGLDDGRSRTLEEVGREFNVTRERIRQIEAKALRKMRHPSRSKKLKDYLD; encoded by the coding sequence ATGGACAAACCCGGAAATAATATTGAAGAAATCGTTAATGATTTAGTTAAAATTGCTAAATCAAACAACAATAAAATCAATGGTCAAGATATCTTGTCTAAGCTGGAAGCTATAGACTTCGACTTAGAAGCAAGTGACACGATATTTGAGCAACTCAAACAAAACGGTGTCGAAATTATAGAAGATGCAACTGTGGACGAGGACTTAAACATTGATGATTCATCTGATGTTATGAATGTCGATGATCCAGTAAGAATGTATCTTAAGGAAATTGGCAAGGTGCCGCTGCTAAATGCGGAAGAAGAAAAAGACTTGGCCAGAGCTATGAAAGAGGGCAGTCAAGAGGCGAAAGATAGGCTATGTGAAGCCAATCTTAGGTTGGTTGTCAGTATTGCCAAAAGGTATGTCGGCCGGGGTATGCAATTTTTGGATCTGATTCAAGAAGGCAACTTGGGACTTATCAAGGCAGTGGACAAATTTGATTATGAAAAAGGCTTTAAATTCAGTACATATGCTACATGGTGGATACGTCAGGCCATCACCCGTGCTATTGCCGACCAAGCTAGAACAATCCGTATACCGGTACACATGGTTGAAACCATAAATAAATTAATTCGTGTACAAAGACAGTTGCTGCAAGAATTGGGTCGTGAGCCGGAAGTAGAAGAATTAGCCCAAGAGATGGGGATAAGTCCTGAAAAAGTTCGTGAAATCCAAAAGATTTCTCAAGAGCCAGTTTCACTTGAGAAGCCTATCGGTGAAGAAGAGGACAGCCATTTGGGCGACTTTATTCCTGACGATGATGCACCTTCTCCCGCTGACCAAGCTGCGTTTACTTTGTTAAAAGAACAACTCTTGGAAATCCTTTCCGGCCTTACTCCGCGTGAAGAAAAAGTTTTACGCCTACGTTTCGGCTTAGATGACGGTCGCAGTCGTACGTTGGAAGAAGTAGGACGTGAGTTTAACGTTACGCGTGAAAGAATCAGACAAATTGAAGCTAAAGCCTTGCGCAAGATGCGTCACCCAAGTCGCAGCAAAAAATTGAAAGATTATTTGGACTGA
- the dnaG gene encoding DNA primase codes for MTNGGRIPETIIADVKRSNDIVAVVEEYVTLSKKTGANFFGLCPFHNEVTPSFSVAPDKQIFYCFGCHRGGDVIKFISEIEKLNYPEAIRFLAKRVNITIPETDVSPYDAKRRSLQKQIESMYLEAAKFYYRALERDPEHTALKYCVARGITPISRRSFGIGFAPNTWDALYKHFELKHLTRDKEALEKSGLFTKNKYGGYCDRMRNRLIFPFFDTTGKIIAFGGRIMNADKAQAKYLNSPETPIYTKGDHLYGLHLARKTKSNHILLVEGYMDVISAHAAGADFTVASLGTALTKRQARILGNLHKTITLAFDSDAAGQSAIMRSIDILAEEDIPTDILLLPDGKDPDEYIRKNGAAAFLGLTQKTVSVLDFKLHLAKENAIVSGQLDKRRYQENVFAILRQEKNSLLVDSVLNNLSIELGCRLQLLINDYQAKNRDPAFIRQLTSNKDNFPERKSGEGVASTSDISNSVPETLGDIELQLNIISIILCVPDLITKAKFLPQADDFSDRSLGLLFMAIKTLAPGKPDFTTLIGLTQAVRDFPESYYKRIMEICVNFEISADTVKKLEKNSLILMRDSAADKLNRLAQRLHPDNKIDAGLKQEIQTWSQKIIEYKQLIEQY; via the coding sequence TCTAAAAAAACAGGCGCTAATTTTTTTGGGCTCTGCCCTTTTCATAATGAAGTTACTCCTTCTTTCAGCGTTGCTCCGGATAAGCAAATTTTTTATTGCTTCGGCTGTCATCGCGGCGGTGATGTGATCAAATTTATATCGGAAATTGAGAAACTTAATTATCCGGAAGCCATACGATTTTTAGCTAAGCGGGTTAATATAACCATCCCGGAGACTGATGTTTCACCTTATGATGCAAAAAGACGTTCTTTACAAAAACAAATAGAGTCCATGTACCTTGAAGCGGCAAAGTTTTATTATCGGGCCTTGGAGCGTGATCCTGAGCATACCGCCTTAAAGTACTGCGTGGCCAGAGGAATTACCCCGATTTCACGGCGAAGTTTTGGCATAGGCTTTGCGCCGAATACTTGGGATGCTTTGTATAAGCATTTTGAATTAAAGCACTTGACAAGGGATAAAGAAGCTTTAGAAAAATCAGGGCTATTTACCAAGAACAAGTACGGCGGTTACTGTGATCGAATGCGTAATCGATTGATTTTCCCTTTTTTTGACACCACCGGCAAAATCATTGCTTTTGGCGGACGAATCATGAATGCTGATAAGGCACAGGCAAAGTACCTTAATTCGCCTGAAACGCCTATATATACCAAGGGAGACCATCTTTACGGGTTGCATTTGGCTCGTAAAACGAAAAGCAATCACATTCTTTTGGTCGAAGGCTATATGGACGTTATCAGTGCCCATGCAGCAGGAGCTGATTTTACGGTTGCCTCTTTAGGGACTGCTTTAACCAAAAGGCAAGCTCGTATTTTGGGAAATTTGCATAAAACTATTACTTTGGCTTTTGATTCTGATGCGGCCGGTCAGTCTGCAATCATGCGTAGTATTGATATTTTAGCTGAAGAAGATATTCCAACAGATATTTTGCTTCTACCTGACGGAAAAGATCCGGATGAATACATCCGAAAAAACGGGGCGGCGGCCTTTTTAGGTTTGACACAAAAAACAGTTTCGGTGCTGGATTTTAAATTGCATTTAGCTAAAGAAAATGCCATTGTATCCGGCCAATTAGATAAGCGTCGTTATCAGGAAAATGTTTTTGCCATCTTGCGACAGGAAAAAAATTCTTTGCTTGTGGATTCAGTGCTTAATAATTTATCGATTGAACTTGGCTGTCGTTTACAGTTGCTCATCAATGACTACCAAGCTAAAAACCGAGATCCAGCCTTTATAAGGCAATTAACCAGCAATAAGGATAATTTTCCAGAACGCAAATCGGGCGAGGGAGTTGCCTCAACCTCAGATATCTCAAATTCTGTTCCGGAGACACTTGGCGATATTGAGTTGCAGCTTAATATAATATCAATAATCCTCTGTGTACCGGATTTGATCACCAAAGCCAAATTTTTGCCGCAAGCCGACGATTTCAGCGACCGAAGTTTGGGGTTGCTGTTCATGGCAATAAAGACTTTAGCTCCCGGAAAACCTGATTTCACTACATTGATCGGTTTAACCCAAGCTGTACGTGACTTCCCGGAGAGCTATTACAAGCGTATAATGGAAATATGTGTTAATTTTGAAATTTCTGCCGACACGGTGAAAAAACTGGAAAAGAACAGCCTAATTTTGATGCGAGATTCCGCTGCGGATAAGCTGAACCGGCTTGCACAGCGACTGCATCCAGATAACAAAATTGATGCTGGTTTAAAACAGGAGATTCAAACCTGGTCGCAAAAAATAATAGAATATAAGCAATTGATTGAACAGTATTAA